tggactgGTTCAGGAGCTATCTAACAAACAGGAAACAGTTTGTAGATATTAACGGCTTCAGTTCCAGTTTAAAAACACTATCTTGTGGAGTCCCTCAAGGATCCCTTTTAGGCccatttttgtttattctttatataaatgacttcaaaaattcatctaATGTCTTATCTTTACTTCTTTTTGCCGATGACTCTAATATCTTCTTTTCACATCGAAACCCAACAACCCTTTTAGATGTAGTGAACAGAGAATTAAAGTCGGTTCAAATGTGGATTCAAGCAAACAAGTTGTCTCTTAATGTAAACAAAACTGttttaggaagaaagatttgcggtgacaccatgtgtatgtagtccttaaccggatcgtagtttggaagaagagcttagaaagaggagaaacgaagagggaagcgacatatgggggttgtgaggagggcaaaaagtgaagagtgggagacagtaatgggctggaagttgaagttgcactagtggagacagtagagaaaggaacacagagagtggtaaggaagaatagtgtgagaatcaagtaagatgttcggacatcgttagaaggggaaagatgaaatagaagggaagaggaagaggaaggagttgaatgttggagaatcatggagataggggagagcagtgaagattcatgaaaccaagaggagaacgaagtcggcgaacagtgtggctatggaatgtgaatgaatggagaaaggacgattaacagaaataaggaggggtaagtagaggagaggtgagaatatgtggagagaagggagagagagagagagaggggggcaatgaaaagaagaagaaaagaacaaattgaaattcaagacgtaaattagagggagctagtgtagatcctagaattaaatgctgctgcggaaaagaaaaataaatggagaggaaattgatgacagtttaatcctgaaaaggttcctgtgggagaaatgcaaaaatgagaaattaaaataaggttaaagtgtagacctgaggagagaagacaagagaaataacctgtaaagaaatgtgtaaattaaaactagtggtcctgaaaaggaccgttgggttgtatggaaggaagaaataaaaagaaaagaagaaagaagagaacagaacagaaagaaaagaaaagataagtagtgtagaaacagacaaaagtgtaagagagagagagagagaggaaagagaaatgaaacactgaGTAAAGGTACACAGCTAGTGAAAGTAGAACAAGAAgtctagttataagaataactagGAGAACCGAGGAACTTGACGTTTCGGGCAGGTTGACTGTCCTTCGTCAGAAGTGAAGCGTGATCTGAGGGGAGGCGGGCTATATATGGAGAATGCGGACCTAGATGGAAGAGGTCGGTCGAGGCGGGCTCGCAGGCGGGCTGAGCGTCGGCTGTTGGTGGAGTGTTGTGGTCGTTGATGCGTTCTATTGTTCTTGGAGTGTGTTAGTAGCGGAGTACATCTGTGAGGGCTAACTTGGCTGTTAGTAGGTCGTGGCCGGAGATTGGAGTCCGGGTTAGATGGGGTGGACGCCGGTGGTGTGAATGAATTGTGTCGGTGAGGGCGTCTTCTGGAACCAGCGATAGGTGTGGTCGTGAGTGGAAGGCGCGGTTGACGTCGTGGGCGCTGTTGTGAAGAGGTGGGGGAAGAGTTATGAGAGGAAGAAGTAGAGGGGGGAATGTGCTGTGGAgagagtgtgttgttgttgtcattgttgctgtttgattgtttgttgatgAGAGGAAGCCAGATGTTGTTGATGTGGAGTCCAGTATCCTGTGTAACAGTGTCGTGTGTTTGAATTTCTATGGCTTCTCTGATGCGTCGTGTGTTCCAGTTTTTGATGGATGTGATGACTTGATGAGTTTGCTGTCTTCCCAGTTGATGCGATGTTCCGACTGTTGAGCGTGTTTCACGATGGCTGACTTTTCCCATTCCGAACGTCTGTAGcatgttttgtgttctttcaGTCTGGTCTCTAGCGATCTCCCTGTTTCACCTATGTAGACTTTGCCGCATTCGCATGGGATACGGTAGACACCTGGTTGTTTGTGTCTGGAGTGCTTGTCTTTGTGTGAGTGCAATGAATTGTGAAGTTTGTTGGAAGATGTATGACGGACCTGGATGTTGGCGGACTTGAAGATGCGTTGTAGTTTGTGCGAGGTGGCGCCGAGGTAGGGAAGATTTACAGTTGTGATGGGCTGTTCCTTGGCTGCTTGGTTGGGATGAGAAGGTGCTTGAGTGTTGATTTTTGTGCTTGGGGTATTGGTTGATAGTGGTGAGTGTGTCTGTGATATGTTCGAGTTCTTGTCGAAGATGTTCTTTGTCGCTGATTTGATGAGCACGTCGGACGAGAGCGTTCGGTACTGACTGACGGACTGCTGGATGATGGAAGGAGCGGTAGTGAAGATATCTGTCTGTGTGAGTGGGTTTGCGGTAGACCTGGTGAGAGAAAGTGCCAGCGTTGGTCTTTGTGACGAGAACATCGAGGAAGGGGAGAGAATGGTTGTGTTCCGTTTCCACTGTGAATGAGATGTTGGAATGTTGTTCGTTGAGGTGTGTGAGGAAGTCGTCCAGTTGATCTGCTTGGTGTGGCCAGATGGTGAAGATGTCGTCGACATACCGGAGCCAGATCAACTGGACGACTTCCTCACACACCTCAACGAACAACATTCCAACATCTCATTCACAGTGGAAACGGAACACAACCATTCTCTCCCCTTCCTCGATGTTCTCGTCACAAAGACCAACGCTGGCACTTTCTCTCACCAGGTCTACCGCAAACCCACTCACACAGACAGATATCTTCACTACCGCTCCTTCCATCATCCAGCAGTCCGTCAGTCAGTACCGAACGCTATCGTCCGACGTGCTCATCAAATCAGCGACAAAGAACATCTTCGACAAGAACTCGAACATATCACAGACACACTCACCACTATCAACCAATACCCCAAGCACAAAATCAACACTCAAGCACCTTCTCATCCCAACCAAGCAGCCAAGGAACAGCCCATCACAACTGTAAATCTTCCCTACCTCGGCGCCACCTCGCACAAACTACAACGCATCTTCAAGTCCGCCAACATCCAGGTCCGTCATACATCTTCCAACAAACTTCACAATTCATTGCACTCACACAAAGACAAGCACTCCAGACACAAACAACCAGGTGTCTACCGTATCCCATGCGAATGCGGCAAAGTCTACATAGGTGAAACAGGGAGATCGCTAGAGACCAGACtgaaagaacacaaaacatgCTACAGACGTTCGGAATGGGAAAAGTCAGCCATCGTGAAACACGCTCAACAGTCGGAACATCGCATCAACTGGGAAGACAGCAAACTCATCAAGTCATCACATCCATCAAAAACTGGAACACACGACGCATCAGAGAAGCCATAGAAATTCAAACACACGACACTGTTACACAGGATACTGGACTCCACATCAACAACATCTGGCTTCCTCTcatcaacaaacaatcaaacagcaacaatgacaacaacaacacactctcTCCACAGCACATTCCCCCCTCTACTTCTTCCTCTCATAACTCTTCCCCCACCTCTTCACAACAGCGCCCACGACGTCAACCGCGCCTTCCACTCACGACCACACCTATCGCTGGTTCCAGAAGACGCCCTCACCGACACAATTCATTCACACCACCGGCGTCCACCCCATCTAACCCGGACTCCAATCTCCGGCCACGACCTACTAACAGCCAAGTTAGCCCTCACAGATGTACTCCGCTACTAACACACTCCAAGAACAATAGAACGCATCAACGACCACAACACTCCACCAACAGCCGACGCTCAGCCCGCCTGCGAGCCCGCCTCGACCGACCTCTTCCATCTAGGTCCGCATTCTCCATATATAGCCCGCCTCCCCTCAGATCACGCTTCACTTCTGACGAAGGACAGTCAACCTGCCCGAAACCTCAAGTTCCTCGGTTCTCctagttattcttataactagacTTCTTGTTCTACTTTCACTAGCTGTGTACCTTTACtcagtgtttcatttctctttcctctctctctctctctcttacacttttgtctgtttctacactacttatcttttcttttctttctgttctgttctcttctttcttcttttctttttatttcttccttccatacaacccaacggtccttttcaggaccactagttttaatttacacatttctttacaggttatttctcttgtcttctctcctcaggtctacactttaaccttattttaatttctcatttttgcatttctcccacaggaaccttttcaggattaaactgtcatcaatttcctctccatttatttttcttttccgcagcagcatttaattctaggatctacactagctccctctaatttacgtcttgaatttcaatttgttcttttcttcttcttttcattgcccccctctctctctctctctcccttctctccacatattctcacctctcctctacttacccctccttatttctgttaatcgtcctttctccattcattcacattccatagccacactgttcgccgacttcgttctcctcttggtttcatgaatcttcactgctctcccctatctccatgattctccaacattcaactccttcctcttcctcttcccttctatttcatctttccccttctaacgatgtccgaacatcttacttgattctcacactattcttccttaccactctctgtgttcctttctctactgtctccactagtgcaacttcaacttccagcccattactgtctcccactcttcactttttgccctcctcacaacccccatatgtcgcttccctcttcgtttctcctctttctaagctcttcttccaaactacgatccggttaaggactacatacacatggtgtcaccgcaaatctttcttcctaattaacttcaccatgcaaaccttcaaacaacacacaaaactgtttatatgttatttagtaattcTGCTATCCATTTGCCTGGCGATATTAAAATGAACAATGATTGTTTGATTCAAGTTGAACGTTTAAATttttaggtctttatattgaccATGAATTAACATGGAAATATCATATAGATTATTTATCTAAGATGCTTTCGAGAAATACTGGGATTTTAAAtaagctaaaacatttttttccccaagcatattttgaaaaatttataTTCAACGCTTATCTTACCCTATCTCTGTTACGGAATACTTGCCTGGGGAAACTGTGCCAAATCATATATCAgtatattgataaaattttcaaattacAAAAACGGGCTATCCGTTCAGTATCTAGCCGACTATTATTGTCACacgaattatttcttctttgaaaacagactccttaaggttgctgatttgtttttatacaacttaggaacatttatgtttcagttaCCAGCCAACGGCTTGCCTGATGTATTTACTcacatgtttcagaaaaacgatgccgtccatgcttaccccacaagacaaagagactcatttcaccttccacgtactcgcacactccttgctcaaaaaacaattgtttttaccggacctaaattttggaatgatcttcccgccgatttaatgaattattctagtatgtttacatttaagtaaaaattgaaattaatgttaataaatgaatataaccagcctgattagaattttttttaatgtgttatATGCGCAGTATCCTCGTTTAATGTATATTTCTGGCTTATGCTTCCATGTTATAATCACTGCATCCGTACCTG
The sequence above is drawn from the Diadema setosum chromosome 19, eeDiaSeto1, whole genome shotgun sequence genome and encodes:
- the LOC140242350 gene encoding uncharacterized protein, with the translated sequence MLFVEVCEEVVQLICLVWPDGEDVVDIPEPDQLDDFLTHLNEQHSNISFTVETEHNHSLPFLDVLVTKTNAGTFSHQVYRKPTHTDRYLHYRSFHHPAVRQSVPNAIVRRAHQISDKEHLRQELEHITDTLTTINQYPKHKINTQAPSHPNQAAKEQPITTVNLPYLGATSHKLQRIFKSANIQVRHTSSNKLHNSLHSHKDKHSRHKQPGVYRIPCECGKVYIGETGRSLETRLKEHKTCYRRSEWEKSAIVKHAQQSEHRINWEDSKLIKSSHPSKTGTHDASEKP